Proteins encoded together in one Sphingomonas radiodurans window:
- the gspD gene encoding type II secretion system secretin GspD, translated as MRRLLLAPALALVLAAQAHAQTTLNVRDADIRAFIADAAKVTGRTFIIDSRVQGKVTVVTDRPLSRSEYFEVFLSTLRANGLVTIPTANGALRVQPIENAAAQPGRVGTAGAARNSFVTEIVRLRAIDAQSAVDTVRPLVSAQGSVSANRAGGSIVIADFADNVRRVREVLRRIDTDNNSTRVVALKNAGARDIATALTGLIGTPGQGQTQSTSVVAVEAANSIALRGDPSTVARLAQVALDLDQKAKSGTEIRVVFLDHADAAQLLPVLQQLVGQTPDSVPQNTLSASNFGATTNGAGGSGQPSASSGGNQTQSQSAPGGGASGQAPVTAQGGRAPAVVTRFVGANAIVIAAPADIQRQLAEVVRQLDTRREQVLVEAIVAEVSDVTASRLGFQFLLGSLSGGAFGATSFSNSAPNLLTIAGAIGARSIGGTTTTVVGADGTQTTTNTGNTASDTLAQQAINSILGASGGFGGFGGTIGGDTIFGSIINAVKSDTTSNLLQAPSLITLDNQQARILVGQEIPITTGQALSQNFDNAFRTVQRENVGIQLEVRPQVNSSGSIKLFLHQQVSSIAGPVSDDNSDLILNKREVETTLTVDDGQIAIIGGLLSDDERRTLEKLPFLGDIPVLGNLFRSKAKQRTKTNLMVFIRPTILRSPADNRRVTEQRYGYLRLQQGQHDPGREPSIDELIRDYMGAAAPIPSSPIPGNIEDPRVNVPVQRNSTVKIKRRDQ; from the coding sequence ATGAGACGCTTGCTTCTCGCACCGGCGCTAGCGCTGGTCCTCGCCGCGCAGGCGCATGCGCAGACGACGCTCAACGTCCGCGATGCTGATATCCGCGCGTTCATCGCCGATGCCGCCAAGGTCACCGGGCGTACCTTCATCATCGACAGCCGCGTGCAGGGCAAGGTGACGGTCGTCACCGATCGCCCGCTCAGCCGCTCCGAATATTTCGAGGTGTTCCTCTCGACGCTGCGCGCCAACGGCCTCGTCACGATCCCCACCGCGAACGGCGCATTGCGCGTCCAGCCGATCGAGAATGCCGCCGCGCAGCCCGGCCGCGTCGGCACCGCCGGGGCCGCGCGCAACTCGTTCGTCACCGAAATCGTCCGCCTGCGCGCGATCGACGCGCAGTCCGCGGTCGATACCGTCCGGCCGCTCGTCTCGGCGCAAGGCTCGGTCAGCGCCAATCGCGCCGGCGGTTCGATCGTCATCGCCGATTTCGCCGATAACGTCCGCCGCGTGCGCGAAGTGCTGCGCCGGATCGATACCGACAACAATTCGACCCGCGTAGTCGCGCTAAAGAACGCCGGCGCGCGCGACATCGCCACCGCGCTCACCGGGCTGATCGGCACGCCGGGGCAGGGGCAGACCCAGTCGACCAGTGTCGTCGCGGTCGAAGCCGCCAATTCGATCGCGCTGCGCGGCGATCCCTCCACCGTCGCGCGACTGGCGCAAGTCGCGCTCGATCTCGATCAAAAGGCCAAGAGCGGCACCGAGATCCGCGTCGTCTTCCTCGATCACGCTGATGCCGCGCAATTGCTGCCGGTGCTCCAGCAGCTTGTCGGCCAGACCCCCGATTCGGTCCCGCAGAACACGCTCAGCGCGTCGAACTTCGGCGCCACCACGAACGGCGCGGGCGGCAGCGGCCAGCCGAGCGCCAGCAGCGGCGGCAACCAGACTCAGTCGCAAAGCGCCCCCGGCGGCGGTGCGAGCGGGCAGGCGCCAGTGACGGCGCAAGGGGGCAGGGCGCCCGCCGTCGTCACGCGCTTCGTCGGCGCGAACGCAATCGTCATCGCTGCGCCGGCCGATATCCAGCGCCAGCTCGCCGAAGTCGTCCGCCAGCTCGATACGCGCCGCGAACAGGTGCTCGTCGAAGCGATCGTCGCCGAAGTGTCGGACGTCACCGCCAGCCGCCTGGGCTTCCAGTTCCTCCTCGGCAGCCTCTCGGGCGGTGCGTTCGGCGCGACCAGCTTCTCGAACTCCGCGCCAAATCTGCTCACCATCGCCGGTGCGATCGGCGCGCGCTCGATCGGCGGCACCACCACCACCGTCGTCGGCGCAGACGGCACGCAGACGACCACCAACACCGGCAACACCGCCAGCGACACGCTCGCGCAACAGGCGATCAACTCGATCCTCGGCGCGAGCGGCGGCTTCGGCGGCTTCGGCGGCACCATTGGTGGCGACACGATCTTCGGCTCGATCATCAACGCGGTGAAGAGCGACACCACCTCGAACCTGCTTCAGGCGCCGAGCCTCATCACCCTGGACAATCAGCAGGCACGCATCCTCGTCGGGCAGGAGATCCCGATCACCACCGGCCAGGCGCTCAGCCAGAATTTCGACAACGCCTTCCGCACCGTCCAGCGCGAGAATGTCGGCATCCAACTCGAGGTCCGCCCGCAGGTCAATTCGTCGGGTTCTATCAAGCTCTTCCTCCACCAGCAGGTCAGCTCGATCGCCGGCCCGGTCAGCGACGACAATTCGGATCTGATCCTCAACAAGCGCGAGGTGGAAACCACGCTCACCGTCGACGATGGCCAGATCGCGATCATCGGCGGGCTGCTCAGCGACGATGAGCGCCGCACGCTCGAAAAGCTGCCGTTCCTCGGCGACATCCCTGTGCTCGGCAATCTCTTCCGCTCGAAGGCGAAGCAGCGCACCAAGACCAACCTCATGGTCTTCATCCGCCCGACGATCCTGCGCTCGCCCGCGGACAATCGCCGCGTCACCGAGCAGCGCTACGGCTACCTCCG